In the Hordeum vulgare subsp. vulgare chromosome 7H, MorexV3_pseudomolecules_assembly, whole genome shotgun sequence genome, one interval contains:
- the LOC123412943 gene encoding CASP-like protein 1E1 — protein MESSRVKPGFSGVSSLSDSRRSYMGAAAPSKPAVDGCGVALRVFILAATLVAAVVMGLDRQTSTVQVTIADKLPPLQVPVTAKWSYSSAFVYFVVANAMACVFSAVALAACRSRSAVAPLMVGDLVVLALLFSAVGAAAEFGILGERGNSHVRWGKVCHVYSQFCGRAMAAVIVSLVAAFANLVHLMFAILDVHKNSSYY, from the exons ATGGAGTCGTCGCGGGTGAAGCCCGGGTTCAGCGGCGTGAGCAGCCTGTCCGACAGCCGGAGGAGTTACATGGGAGCGGCGGCGCCCAGCAAGCCGGCGGTGGACGGGTGCGGCGTGGCGCTGCGCGTGTTCATCCTGGCGGCGACGCTGGTCGCCGCCGTGGTAATGGGCCTGGACCGGCAGACCAGCACCGTGCAGGTCACCATCGCCGACAAGCTGCCGCCGCTGCAGGTCCCCGTCACGGCCAAGTGGTCCTACTCCTCCGCCTTCGT GTACTTCGTGGTGGCGAACGCGATGGCGTGCGTCTTCTCGGCGGTGGCGCTGGCGGCGTGCCGCAGCCGGAGCGCGGTGGCGCCGCTGATGGTCGGCGACTTGGTGGTGCTGGCGCTCCTGTTCTCGGCGGTGGGCGCGGCGGCGGAGTTCGGCATCCTGGGCGAGCGCGGCAACTCCCACGTGCGGTGGGGCAAGGTGTGCCACGTCTACAGCCAGTTCTGCGGGCGCGCCATGGCCGCCGTcatcgtctccctcgtcgccgcCTTCGCCAACCTCGTCCACCTCATGTTCGCCATCCTAGACGTCCACAAAAACTCCTCCTACTACTAG
- the LOC123410775 gene encoding DNA repair protein RAD51 homolog B produces the protein MSSSAAHQKAAAAAPVEEEEAGEHGPFPIEHLQASGIAAVDVKKLKDAGLCTVESVAYSPRKDLLQIKGISEAKVDKIMEAASKLVPLGFTSATQLHAQRLEIIQVTTGSRELDRILDGGIETGSITELYGEFRCGKTQLCHTLCVTCQLPLDQGGGEGKALYIDAEGTFRPQRLLQIADRFGLNGADVLENVAYARAYNTDHQSRLLLEAASMMVETRFALMVIDSATALYRTDFSGRGELSARQMHLAKFLRSLQKLADEFGVAVVISNQVVAQVDGGAMFAGPQIKPIGGNIMAHASTTRLYLRKGRAEERICKVVSSPCLAEAEARFQISPEGVTDVKD, from the exons GCATCGGGAATAGCTGCAGTTGATGTGAAAAAGCTCAAAGATGCTGGTCTTTGCACCGTGGAGTCTGTAGCTTACTCTCCAAGGAAGGATCTTTTACAAATCAAAGGGATTAGTGAAgccaaagttgataagataatgGAAGCag CTTCGAAGTTGGTTCCACTGGGGTTCACTAGTGCTACCCAACTTCATGCGCAGAGGCTTGAGATCATCCAAGTTACAACAGGATCAAGAGAACTTGATAGAATATTGGATG GAGGAATAGAAACAGGGTCTATCACAGAGCTTTATGGTGAATTTAGGTGTGGGAAGACTCAGTTGTGCCATACTCTCTGTGTCACATGTCAG CTCCCACTGGACCAAGGTGGTGGTGAAGGAAAGGCTCTTTATATTGACGCAGAAGGCACATTCAGACCACAAAGACTCCTCCAGATAGCTGACAG GTTTGGACTGAATGGCGCTGATGTACTTGAGAATGTAGCTTATGCCAGAGCATATAATACTGATCATCAATCAAGACTTTTGCTGGAAGCAGCTTCCATGATGGTGGAGACAAG GTTTGCGCTTATGGTTATAGATAGTGCCACGGCCTTATACAGAACCGACTTCTCTGGTAGAGGGGAGCTATCAGCAAGGCAAATGCATCTGGCTAAGTTTCTGAGGAGCCTTCAGAAATTAGCGGATGAG tTCGGGGTGGCAGTGGTCATCTCCAACCAGGTAGTGGCCCAAGTAGATGGCGGTGCAATGTTTGCCGGGCCACAGATCAAACCCATTGGAGGGAACATCATGGCTCACGCTTCCACGACGAG GCTTTATCTCCGCAAGGGAAGGGCGGAGGAGCGGATCTGCAAAGTGGTGAGCTCTCCCTGCCTGGCTGAAGCTGAAGCGAGGTTTCAGATATCACCTGAAGGCGTCACAGATGTTAAGGATTGA